From Funiculus sociatus GB2-C1, a single genomic window includes:
- the sufD gene encoding Fe-S cluster assembly protein SufD: MTIQVTSIPNPEEVGLKPAATNRDAKLVELLNLSRSQELQLLDPEMVGWLQELRDRAASWLPHLKFPTTRDEEWRVTDISPLLKLSFQAAKSADVPQSAIEGLTLAEAAESRLVFVNGVYAPALSSVANLPDGIFAGNLAQLPITYRTRIDNYFAQQKGFDEVFTALNTAGLTDAAVVWVAKNVVVETPIHLLFLSTFSDRPTLSQPRCLVVAEPNSQVTLIEDYLPVGDWCADKTHPYLINTVTEIWVEENAEVRHNRIQRDSGAAFHIGKSAIAQSRNSRYTCNSVSLGGKISRHNLEIYQLGEQTETTLNGLTMISGEQIGDTHSAIILNHPHSITRQLQKCIVADKAHSVFNGKVFVAKAAQLTDAGQLNRNLLLSPKARVDTKPQLEIIADNVKCTHGATVSQLDDDEVFYLQSRGLDKASANNLLVDAFAIEIINQIPIASLQTSLSQCVACRTVE; the protein is encoded by the coding sequence ATGACAATTCAAGTAACTTCTATTCCCAATCCAGAAGAAGTAGGGTTAAAGCCTGCTGCGACTAATCGAGATGCCAAGCTGGTTGAGTTGTTAAACTTGTCTCGCAGTCAAGAATTACAGTTACTCGATCCAGAGATGGTTGGCTGGTTGCAAGAATTACGCGATCGCGCTGCTTCCTGGCTACCTCATCTCAAGTTTCCCACTACCCGCGATGAAGAGTGGCGTGTTACAGACATTTCACCTCTATTAAAGTTGTCTTTCCAAGCTGCGAAATCTGCGGACGTACCCCAGTCAGCAATTGAAGGATTAACTTTAGCAGAAGCAGCCGAAAGCCGTCTAGTTTTCGTTAACGGGGTTTATGCACCTGCGCTGTCATCTGTTGCCAATTTGCCAGATGGGATATTTGCCGGGAATTTAGCCCAACTGCCAATAACTTATCGCACTCGCATCGATAATTATTTCGCCCAGCAAAAGGGTTTTGATGAGGTATTCACCGCCCTGAATACGGCAGGCTTAACTGATGCTGCTGTAGTGTGGGTAGCGAAGAATGTGGTAGTAGAAACACCGATTCATTTGCTGTTTCTGTCTACTTTTAGCGATCGCCCTACTCTCTCTCAACCACGCTGTTTGGTCGTCGCTGAACCGAACTCTCAAGTAACTCTGATAGAAGATTATCTGCCAGTCGGCGACTGGTGTGCAGATAAAACTCATCCGTACTTAATCAATACGGTTACAGAGATTTGGGTAGAAGAAAATGCTGAAGTTCGCCACAACCGGATTCAACGAGATAGTGGCGCAGCGTTTCATATTGGCAAGAGTGCGATCGCGCAATCCCGCAACAGCCGCTACACTTGCAATTCAGTGAGTTTGGGTGGCAAAATATCCCGCCACAACTTAGAAATTTATCAGTTGGGCGAACAAACTGAAACTACCCTCAATGGTTTAACTATGATTTCTGGGGAACAGATTGGCGATACTCACAGCGCGATTATTCTCAACCATCCTCACAGCATAACTCGTCAATTACAAAAGTGTATTGTGGCTGATAAAGCTCATTCCGTATTTAACGGGAAAGTCTTTGTTGCCAAAGCAGCACAATTGACGGATGCCGGACAATTAAATCGTAACTTGCTGTTGTCCCCCAAAGCGAGAGTCGATACTAAACCCCAACTGGAAATCATTGCCGATAACGTGAAATGTACTCACGGGGCAACAGTAAGTCAGTTAGATGATGATGAAGTCTTTTACCTGCAAAGTCGCGGTTTAGACAAAGCGAGTGCTAACAACTTGTTAGTTGACGCTTTTGCTATAGAAATTATCAACCAAATTCCCATCGCTTCTTTGCAAACAAGCCTCTCTCAATGTGTTGCTTGTAGAACAGTCGAATAG
- the sufC gene encoding Fe-S cluster assembly ATPase SufC: protein MIIENSEVILSVRDLTANVDETPILKGLNLEVKAGEIHAIMGPNGSGKSTFSKVLAGHPAYKVTGGEVIFRGQNLLEMEAEERARAGIFLAFQYPLEIPGVSNVDFLRVAYNSRRKAEGLEELDAFDFDELVHEKLDVVKMNPAFLSRSVNEGFSGGEKKRNEILQMALLEPKLAILDETDSGLDIDALKIVADGVNQLANAENAMLVITHYQRLLNYIVPDFVHVMEAGRIITSGGKELALELESRGYEWVREEEAAEVGAK, encoded by the coding sequence ATGATTATTGAAAATAGTGAGGTGATCCTATCAGTTCGGGATCTCACGGCAAATGTTGATGAAACTCCGATTCTTAAGGGTTTGAATCTGGAAGTAAAGGCGGGAGAAATCCATGCCATTATGGGGCCAAATGGTTCTGGAAAAAGCACCTTTTCTAAGGTTTTGGCTGGACATCCGGCGTATAAGGTGACGGGCGGCGAGGTAATTTTCCGGGGGCAAAATCTTCTGGAAATGGAAGCAGAAGAACGTGCTAGGGCTGGGATATTTCTGGCTTTTCAATATCCTTTGGAAATTCCTGGTGTTAGTAATGTGGATTTCCTCAGAGTTGCCTATAATTCCCGTCGCAAGGCTGAGGGATTAGAGGAATTGGATGCTTTTGATTTTGATGAGTTGGTGCATGAAAAGCTGGATGTCGTAAAGATGAATCCTGCTTTTCTTAGCCGCAGCGTGAATGAAGGTTTTTCTGGTGGTGAGAAGAAGCGGAACGAGATTCTGCAAATGGCACTGCTAGAACCAAAGTTAGCAATTTTGGATGAAACGGATTCAGGGTTGGATATTGACGCGCTGAAGATTGTAGCGGATGGTGTGAATCAGCTGGCAAATGCAGAAAATGCGATGCTGGTGATTACTCACTATCAGCGGCTACTGAATTACATCGTGCCAGATTTCGTTCACGTCATGGAAGCCGGACGAATTATTACCAGTGGTGGTAAAGAATTGGCGTTGGAATTGGAATCTCGCGGTTATGAGTGGGTAAGGGAAGAAGAAGCAGCTGAGGTGGGTGCAAAATGA
- the sufB gene encoding Fe-S cluster assembly protein SufB codes for MTASVKTLVNQPYKYGFVTDIETDSIPRGLSEDVVRLISAKKEEPEFMLEFRLKAYRQWLKMTEPTWPHVKYPAIDYQDIIYYSAPKQKPKKLGSLDEVDPTLLEAYEKLGISLSEQKRLSNVAVDAIFDSVSVATTFKEKLAKDGVIFCSISEALREHPELVQKYLGSVVPVADNYFAALNSAVFSDGSFVYIPKGTKCPMELSTYFRINSGDTGQFERTLIIAEEGSSVSYLEGCTAPMFDTNQLHAAVVELVALDNAEIKYSTVQNWYPGDENGKGGIYNFVTKRGLCQGVNSKISWTQVETGSAITWKYPSCVLVGDNSVGEFYSVALTNHMQQADTGTKMVHIGKNTRSTIISKGISAGKSANSYRGLVKIGPKAKGARNYSQCDSMLIGDNAQANTFPYIQVQNNTGKVEHEASTSKIGEEQLFFFSQRGISAEDAISMMISGFCKDVFNQLPMEFAVEADRLLSMKLEGSVG; via the coding sequence ATGACTGCTAGCGTTAAAACCTTAGTCAATCAGCCCTATAAATACGGCTTTGTCACAGACATTGAAACAGATAGCATTCCTCGCGGACTTAGTGAGGACGTTGTTCGCCTGATCTCCGCCAAGAAAGAAGAACCGGAGTTCATGCTGGAGTTTCGCCTCAAAGCCTATCGGCAATGGCTGAAGATGACAGAGCCAACTTGGCCTCATGTCAAGTATCCGGCTATTGACTACCAGGACATCATCTACTACTCCGCGCCGAAGCAAAAGCCCAAAAAGCTGGGTAGCCTAGATGAAGTCGATCCAACTTTGTTAGAAGCCTACGAGAAGCTAGGGATTTCGCTTTCAGAGCAAAAGCGGTTATCTAACGTTGCCGTAGATGCCATCTTCGATAGTGTTTCAGTTGCCACAACATTTAAAGAGAAGCTAGCCAAAGACGGCGTGATCTTCTGTTCCATCTCCGAAGCTTTGCGGGAACACCCAGAACTGGTGCAGAAGTACCTCGGCAGTGTTGTGCCAGTAGCAGATAATTACTTCGCCGCCCTCAACTCAGCCGTATTTAGCGATGGTTCCTTCGTCTACATCCCCAAAGGCACCAAATGCCCGATGGAACTCTCTACCTACTTCCGCATCAACAGCGGCGATACGGGGCAGTTTGAGCGCACGCTAATTATTGCCGAAGAAGGCAGCTCCGTGTCATATCTGGAAGGCTGCACAGCACCGATGTTTGACACCAACCAGCTGCACGCAGCTGTGGTGGAACTGGTTGCCCTTGACAACGCTGAGATTAAATACTCCACGGTACAAAACTGGTACCCCGGAGACGAAAACGGCAAAGGCGGTATTTACAACTTTGTCACCAAGCGCGGGCTGTGTCAGGGAGTCAATTCTAAGATTTCTTGGACGCAGGTAGAAACGGGTTCCGCGATTACCTGGAAGTATCCAAGCTGCGTGTTAGTTGGCGATAATTCCGTGGGTGAATTTTACTCCGTTGCGCTGACGAATCATATGCAGCAAGCCGACACCGGAACCAAAATGGTGCATATCGGCAAAAACACTCGCAGCACGATTATTTCCAAGGGAATTTCGGCGGGTAAGTCGGCAAATAGCTATCGCGGTTTGGTGAAAATTGGCCCCAAAGCAAAGGGTGCGAGAAATTATTCTCAGTGCGACTCGATGCTGATTGGCGATAATGCTCAAGCGAATACTTTCCCTTATATCCAGGTGCAGAATAACACCGGAAAAGTGGAACATGAAGCTTCTACCTCGAAAATTGGGGAAGAACAGCTGTTCTTTTTCTCGCAGCGGGGCATTTCCGCAGAAGATGCTATTTCGATGATGATTAGCGGCTTCTGTAAGGATGTGTTTAATCAGCTGCCGATGGAATTTGCTGTAGAAGCTGATAGGTTGTTGAGCATGAAGTTAGAAGGCAGTGTAGGCTAA
- the sufR gene encoding iron-sulfur cluster biosynthesis transcriptional regulator SufR, whose translation MAIAKQPSTKQDILQHLLKIGQASAQELADALEISPQAIRRHLKDLETEGLIVHQSVPAAMGRPQHVYELSQEGRDRFPSRYGEFAVDFLDTLTETLGYEQASSVLRKHWERKAMEYRVRLGKGNLRDRVAKLVELRKAEGYMAEWYPVQESDCQFILTEHNCAISHVASSFPSVCGHELEMFAAALQNCKVERTHWIVNGEHRCGYLIKEQ comes from the coding sequence ATGGCGATCGCTAAGCAGCCTTCCACTAAGCAGGACATCTTGCAACATTTGCTCAAAATAGGTCAAGCCTCGGCGCAGGAGTTAGCGGATGCTTTGGAGATCAGCCCACAGGCGATCCGCCGCCATCTCAAGGATTTGGAGACAGAAGGGCTAATCGTCCATCAATCGGTGCCTGCGGCGATGGGACGCCCGCAGCACGTCTACGAGCTGAGTCAAGAAGGGCGCGATCGCTTCCCCAGCCGTTACGGAGAGTTTGCGGTTGATTTTCTAGACACCTTGACAGAAACGCTCGGTTATGAGCAAGCTAGCTCTGTCTTGAGAAAGCACTGGGAACGCAAGGCGATGGAATATCGAGTCAGACTGGGTAAGGGAAATTTGCGCGATCGCGTTGCCAAATTAGTTGAACTCCGCAAAGCTGAAGGTTATATGGCAGAGTGGTATCCCGTACAGGAAAGCGATTGTCAGTTTATCCTGACAGAACATAACTGCGCGATTTCTCACGTCGCCTCATCTTTCCCCAGCGTTTGCGGTCACGAATTAGAAATGTTTGCGGCTGCCTTGCAAAATTGTAAAGTAGAACGAACGCACTGGATTGTTAATGGAGAACATCGGTGCGGTTATTTAATTAAGGAACAGTAA
- a CDS encoding pentapeptide repeat-containing protein, with product MADKEQDIASLISKIERLETELNVRKQNITWLKHYFDELKQKFDTRPELQQLAQLSKQVACLQQRHKFTQPIIPPSSESVVDTSDSLANANVSETEQDEKIDPSAQQEQTVTVFSNEKFKVAKMTLVLGYFGDMLLIEAYLSEEKSQEKPISAEEFLKRYNEGQRDFTGINLAGANLSGSDLRYGSFNLSNANLSGANLSNIYWGSANLSGANLSNSLLYEAKLSLDVNLSKAILENADLHKADLSSANLHQANLRKATLSGANLQRTDLSATNLSEANLSRASLKSAKLMRANLSNANLSRVNLFGADIEGANLQGANLNQALYNNATWFPTGFDLLETGACLIGSGASLLKANLAGADLSENNLSGADLQGANLAKVNLTQANLSGANLSEANLSEANLNYANLTDVNWHGAKLQGVNLNSINLSCANLRQVNLSKASLRGANLSAADLTEADLRGAELINADLRGADLALADLRAADLRNANLSGAGLSDANLGGANLDGAKLSGAIMPDGKAHE from the coding sequence ATGGCTGACAAAGAACAGGATATAGCGTCCCTGATATCGAAGATTGAACGCTTGGAAACCGAGTTAAATGTTCGCAAGCAAAACATTACCTGGCTTAAACACTATTTTGATGAACTAAAACAAAAATTCGACACTCGCCCTGAGTTGCAGCAGCTCGCACAGCTATCTAAGCAAGTCGCTTGTTTGCAACAACGTCACAAATTTACACAGCCAATAATTCCACCGTCTAGCGAATCGGTGGTAGACACATCTGATAGCTTGGCAAATGCGAATGTTTCTGAAACTGAGCAAGATGAGAAAATTGATCCATCTGCTCAACAGGAGCAAACAGTCACAGTTTTCAGCAATGAAAAATTCAAAGTAGCAAAGATGACTCTGGTACTGGGATATTTTGGAGATATGCTGCTAATCGAAGCTTATCTATCGGAAGAAAAGAGTCAGGAAAAGCCTATCAGTGCTGAAGAATTTTTGAAGCGCTATAACGAAGGACAAAGAGATTTTACTGGTATTAACTTAGCTGGAGCCAATTTAAGTGGAAGCGACCTGAGATATGGTTCCTTCAATCTGAGTAACGCCAACCTGAGTGGAGCTAATCTGAGTAATATTTATTGGGGTTCTGCCAACCTAAGTGGAGCTAATCTGAGTAATTCATTGCTATATGAGGCAAAACTGTCCTTAGATGTCAATTTGAGCAAAGCAATTCTGGAAAATGCAGACCTCCATAAAGCAGATTTGAGTTCGGCAAATCTACATCAGGCAAATCTACGCAAGGCAACTCTCAGCGGAGCCAATCTGCAAAGAACAGACTTAAGCGCAACTAACCTAAGCGAGGCAAACTTGTCTAGGGCATCTTTGAAATCAGCAAAATTGATGAGAGCTAACCTGAGTAATGCCAATCTGAGTCGAGTTAACTTGTTTGGGGCGGATATTGAAGGAGCAAATCTTCAAGGAGCAAATCTAAACCAAGCTCTTTATAATAACGCGACTTGGTTCCCTACAGGATTTGACCTTTTGGAAACAGGTGCTTGCTTGATTGGTTCGGGCGCTTCACTTCTAAAGGCAAACTTAGCTGGTGCTGACTTAAGTGAAAATAACCTTAGTGGAGCAGACTTGCAAGGAGCAAATCTAGCAAAAGTAAACCTGACTCAAGCCAATTTGAGTGGAGCTAATTTAAGTGAAGCAAACTTGAGTGAAGCAAACTTGAATTATGCGAACCTGACTGATGTTAATTGGCATGGGGCAAAGCTTCAAGGAGTCAATCTGAATTCCATAAACCTAAGCTGCGCCAATTTGAGGCAGGTTAATCTGAGTAAGGCAAGTTTAAGAGGTGCCAACCTGAGCGCCGCTGACTTAACTGAAGCAGATTTGCGAGGAGCAGAACTTATTAATGCCGACCTGCGTGGAGCAGACTTAGCTTTAGCAGACCTTCGGGCAGCAGATTTGCGGAATGCCAATCTATCAGGAGCAGGCTTGAGTGATGCCAATCTAGGTGGAGCCAACCTAGATGGAGCAAAGCTCAGTGGTGCCATTATGCCTGATGGTAAGGCTCACGAATAG
- a CDS encoding DUF2281 domain-containing protein, which produces MTVYDETIAKIRQLPESVVQEVNDFIDFLQIKKGSDRSSLSMHFTENIEIAKSDFSDYLSNLEDYEERLARGEIQW; this is translated from the coding sequence ATGACTGTGTATGACGAAACCATAGCCAAGATTCGCCAGCTTCCAGAGTCGGTTGTCCAAGAAGTTAACGATTTTATAGACTTTTTGCAGATAAAAAAAGGCAGCGATCGCTCTTCATTGTCGATGCACTTTACCGAGAATATAGAAATCGCTAAATCAGATTTTTCCGATTATTTGTCTAATTTAGAAGATTATGAGGAACGTCTAGCGCGTGGAGAAATCCAGTGGTAG
- a CDS encoding PIN domain-containing protein, with amino-acid sequence MILIVDANILVGELLRQRGRELLRHPSLILYISEKVLDEAQYELRRRMTERINRGLSEAIGQGILDEAMSIIEADIRLVAQSNYIHLETEARNRIPRDPDDWHTVALALEMDAAIWTQDCDFLGCGCATWTAETLLIQMRTVGI; translated from the coding sequence ATGATTCTGATAGTTGACGCGAACATTCTGGTGGGGGAACTGCTGCGACAAAGGGGACGGGAGTTATTGCGACATCCAAGCCTCATACTTTACATCTCCGAAAAAGTTTTGGATGAAGCTCAATATGAGTTAAGGCGACGGATGACGGAAAGAATAAATAGAGGTCTTAGTGAAGCGATAGGACAGGGGATTCTGGATGAAGCAATGAGCATAATTGAGGCTGATATCAGACTGGTTGCTCAATCAAATTACATCCACCTAGAGACGGAAGCGAGAAATCGCATACCCAGAGATCCTGATGATTGGCATACAGTCGCTTTAGCTTTGGAAATGGATGCGGCGATTTGGACTCAAGATTGTGATTTTCTTGGGTGTGGGTGTGCGACTTGGACGGCAGAAACTTTGCTGATACAGATGAGGACTGTTGGAATTTGA
- a CDS encoding histidine phosphatase family protein, with the protein MSLKLYFLRHGQTDRSRDNVFCGSIDPDLTPDGLEMAKAFAAAYSSLPWNAIFCSPMRRTVATAKPLCEAVGMQMQLRDGLKEINYGKWEGKTVATVDREYHDDYIRWTADPAWYPPTEGELAVAIAHRSLQVIEEIKQQFNNGNVLIVAHKATIRIMLCSLLGIDVGRFRFRLGCPVGSVSIVEFGAHGPLLHALSDRIHLDERLRTLPGT; encoded by the coding sequence TTGAGTCTAAAGCTTTATTTCCTCCGCCACGGACAGACAGACCGCAGCCGAGATAATGTTTTCTGCGGTTCCATAGATCCAGATTTGACGCCAGATGGTCTAGAGATGGCAAAAGCTTTTGCTGCTGCTTATAGTTCCCTACCCTGGAATGCTATTTTTTGTAGTCCGATGCGGCGTACCGTAGCAACTGCAAAACCGCTGTGTGAAGCTGTGGGGATGCAGATGCAATTGCGGGACGGTTTGAAAGAGATTAACTATGGCAAGTGGGAAGGAAAAACTGTAGCAACAGTTGACCGCGAGTATCACGATGATTATATTCGCTGGACTGCCGATCCCGCTTGGTATCCGCCGACTGAGGGAGAATTAGCAGTAGCGATCGCTCACCGTTCGTTACAAGTGATTGAAGAAATCAAGCAGCAGTTTAACAACGGCAATGTTTTGATTGTTGCACACAAAGCTACTATCCGGATTATGCTGTGTAGCTTGCTGGGAATTGATGTGGGACGCTTTCGCTTTCGCTTGGGATGTCCCGTGGGTTCGGTCAGTATAGTAGAGTTTGGCGCTCATGGGCCGTTACTTCATGCTTTAAGCGATCGCATTCATTTAGATGAGCGTTTGCGTACCTTACCCGGTACATGA
- a CDS encoding succinylglutamate desuccinylase/aspartoacylase family protein — protein sequence MNPTIFTIPIQQLASGDRLSIQVYKFISANPGKKAYLQANLHGAEIVGNAVIQQLIEFLLTIDDTQLHGEIWLVPVCNPVSTNQRTHYFSTGRYNPSDGKDWNRIFWDFEKECDDLEEFAKSHIHLDIDAIRKEYFKRIKTSFDKLLEKINSPSGVPFNERYRYQLQSLCIDADYVIDIHSSSNQAIDYLYGFWRREESAKYFLLDYGILLDEYDGDAFDEAFIKPWLALEDHLEKLGNKIRFDIDSWTLELGSGMQMNPESVTKGGRGIKNYLAQKGMLAISGFPLSETASEKITFVSKSTIIKYYAPVGGMIQARVALGTSVKAGDKLYQVINFNKQDEFPIVIDICAEKAGLVFDVSTNHAVNEGEYVLSVM from the coding sequence ATGAATCCCACGATTTTTACAATTCCAATTCAGCAACTTGCTTCAGGCGATCGCTTATCGATTCAAGTTTATAAATTCATCAGTGCTAACCCCGGCAAAAAGGCATACTTACAAGCTAATCTGCACGGTGCGGAAATTGTTGGGAATGCCGTTATTCAGCAACTAATTGAATTTTTACTAACAATAGATGACACTCAGTTGCACGGTGAAATTTGGTTGGTTCCCGTCTGCAACCCAGTCAGCACCAATCAGCGGACTCATTATTTTTCTACTGGTCGGTACAATCCCAGCGACGGCAAAGATTGGAATCGCATCTTTTGGGACTTTGAAAAAGAATGTGATGATTTAGAAGAATTTGCCAAATCTCACATCCATCTTGATATTGATGCTATACGGAAGGAATATTTTAAACGCATTAAAACCAGTTTTGACAAACTTTTAGAAAAAATCAACTCTCCCAGTGGAGTGCCATTTAATGAACGATACCGCTATCAACTACAATCTTTATGTATCGATGCAGATTATGTAATTGATATCCACAGTTCCTCTAATCAAGCTATAGATTATTTGTATGGCTTCTGGCGTAGAGAAGAAAGTGCTAAATATTTTCTTTTGGATTATGGGATTTTACTTGACGAATATGATGGAGATGCTTTTGATGAAGCATTTATCAAGCCGTGGTTAGCGCTGGAAGATCATCTGGAAAAGCTGGGAAACAAAATCAGATTTGATATAGACTCTTGGACGCTGGAACTGGGTTCGGGAATGCAAATGAATCCAGAGTCGGTAACGAAAGGAGGTCGAGGAATCAAAAATTACTTGGCACAAAAAGGTATGTTAGCAATTTCTGGCTTTCCGTTGTCTGAAACTGCATCTGAGAAAATAACTTTTGTGTCCAAAAGTACGATTATCAAATACTATGCTCCAGTAGGGGGCATGATTCAAGCAAGAGTTGCGCTAGGTACTTCAGTAAAGGCTGGAGACAAACTTTACCAGGTTATAAATTTTAACAAACAAGACGAGTTCCCGATAGTGATTGATATCTGTGCTGAAAAAGCTGGTTTAGTGTTTGATGTCTCGACGAATCATGCGGTTAACGAAGGAGAATATGTATTATCAGTGATGTAG
- the era gene encoding GTPase Era, which yields MFSRNARIMEDGTTTDATFDTNQGEILSEVAGFSIPQAPDGFKSGFIGIIGRPNVGKSTLMNQLVGQKIAITSPVAQTTRNRLRGILTTPEAQIIFVDTPGIHKPHHQLGEVLVKNAQIAINSVDVVLFVVDGSQEAGGGDRYIVDLLERTETPVILGLNKIDQQQSDSEWLDDSYTKLAEPHNWEIVKFSALTGDGMEGLQQVLCDRLETGPYYYPPDLVTDQPERFIMGELIREQILLLTREEVPHSVAVTIDRVEEEPTITRLLATIYVERPSQKGILIGKGGTMLKAIGSDARQQIQKLIAGKVYLELFVKVQPKWRQSRLHLLELGYRVEQE from the coding sequence GTGTTCTCAAGAAACGCACGGATTATGGAAGATGGCACGACGACAGACGCGACATTCGATACCAATCAGGGTGAAATTTTAAGTGAGGTTGCCGGATTTAGCATTCCCCAAGCACCAGACGGGTTTAAGTCAGGATTTATTGGCATTATCGGACGTCCCAATGTCGGTAAATCGACACTGATGAATCAGTTGGTGGGACAAAAAATTGCTATAACTTCGCCAGTGGCGCAGACGACGCGAAATCGACTCCGGGGAATTCTGACAACACCGGAAGCGCAGATAATCTTTGTAGATACGCCAGGGATTCACAAACCGCATCACCAATTAGGGGAAGTGTTGGTAAAAAATGCCCAAATTGCGATAAATTCAGTTGATGTGGTGCTGTTTGTGGTGGATGGTTCGCAAGAAGCAGGAGGAGGCGATCGCTACATTGTCGATCTTCTAGAGCGAACAGAAACACCTGTTATTCTGGGATTGAACAAAATTGACCAACAACAGAGCGATTCTGAATGGTTGGATGATAGTTACACTAAACTGGCGGAACCTCACAACTGGGAGATTGTGAAATTTTCGGCGCTGACTGGCGACGGAATGGAGGGGTTGCAGCAAGTATTATGCGATCGCTTAGAAACTGGCCCTTATTACTATCCTCCAGATTTAGTCACCGATCAACCAGAACGCTTCATCATGGGGGAACTGATCCGCGAACAAATTTTGCTCTTAACTCGCGAAGAAGTTCCCCACTCAGTAGCAGTCACAATTGACAGAGTAGAAGAAGAACCTACCATTACCCGCCTTCTCGCCACCATCTACGTTGAACGTCCCTCCCAAAAGGGGATTTTGATTGGCAAAGGAGGTACTATGCTCAAAGCCATTGGCAGCGATGCTCGTCAACAAATCCAAAAATTAATTGCTGGTAAAGTTTATTTGGAGTTGTTTGTTAAAGTGCAGCCGAAATGGAGGCAATCTCGACTACATCTATTAGAGTTGGGGTACAGAGTAGAACAGGAATGA
- the purB gene encoding adenylosuccinate lyase: MIERYTLPEMGNLWTDTYKLKTWLQVEIAVCEAQAELGYIPTQAVEEIKAKADFDPKRVLEIEAEVRHDMIAFLTNVNEYVGDAGRYIHLGLTSSDVLDTALALQMVASLDVLLQRTEDLIAAIRQQAQQHKNTVMIGRSHGIHAEPITFGFKLAGWLAEVMRSRDRLLRLRKEVAVGKISGAVGTYANIEPRVEAIACQKLGLEPDTASTQVISRDRHADFVQTLALVAATIERFAVEIRNLQRTDVLEVEEFFSKGQKGSSAMPHKRNPIRSERLTGMARVVRGHAVAALENVALWHERDISHSSVERMILPDSCTITHFMLVEITDLVKNLLVYPENMERNMNVYGGVVFSQRVMLTLVEKGVSREDAYAIVQSCAHQAWNKPEGNFHDLIANDSRVTQHLSTEEVEACFAPQHHLQHLEEIYQRLEI; encoded by the coding sequence GTGATCGAGCGTTATACGTTGCCTGAAATGGGCAATCTATGGACTGATACCTATAAACTGAAGACGTGGCTCCAGGTTGAAATTGCAGTCTGTGAAGCCCAAGCTGAACTGGGTTATATTCCAACCCAGGCGGTGGAGGAAATTAAGGCCAAGGCTGATTTTGACCCGAAGCGGGTACTGGAAATTGAGGCTGAAGTCCGCCACGATATGATCGCCTTCTTGACAAATGTCAACGAATATGTAGGGGATGCGGGACGCTACATTCACCTGGGATTAACCAGTTCCGATGTGCTGGATACGGCATTGGCGCTGCAAATGGTAGCGAGTTTGGATGTGCTGCTGCAACGAACCGAGGATTTGATTGCAGCAATTCGCCAGCAGGCGCAGCAGCATAAAAATACGGTGATGATTGGACGTTCTCACGGCATTCACGCGGAACCGATTACGTTTGGCTTTAAGCTGGCGGGATGGTTGGCGGAAGTAATGCGATCGCGTGATCGCCTCCTCCGGCTTCGCAAAGAAGTTGCGGTTGGGAAGATTTCCGGAGCGGTGGGAACTTATGCCAATATTGAGCCGAGAGTAGAAGCGATCGCTTGTCAGAAACTCGGACTCGAACCCGATACCGCATCAACTCAGGTAATTTCACGCGATCGCCACGCCGACTTTGTACAAACCTTAGCTTTAGTGGCTGCAACAATTGAACGCTTCGCTGTCGAAATTCGCAACCTGCAACGCACAGACGTTCTGGAAGTTGAAGAATTCTTCTCCAAAGGACAAAAAGGCTCCTCAGCAATGCCTCACAAACGCAACCCAATTCGCTCAGAACGCCTCACCGGAATGGCGCGAGTTGTCCGGGGTCATGCTGTCGCCGCTTTGGAAAATGTTGCACTCTGGCACGAACGGGATATTTCTCACAGTTCCGTGGAACGGATGATTTTGCCAGATTCCTGCACCATAACTCACTTCATGTTAGTGGAAATCACCGACTTGGTGAAAAACCTGTTGGTTTATCCCGAAAACATGGAGCGAAATATGAACGTCTACGGCGGCGTTGTCTTCAGCCAACGGGTGATGCTAACTCTGGTAGAAAAAGGAGTCAGTCGCGAGGACGCTTATGCAATTGTGCAGTCTTGCGCTCATCAAGCTTGGAACAAACCAGAAGGTAATTTTCACGATTTGATTGCTAACGATAGTCGCGTTACACAGCATCTTTCAACTGAAGAAGTTGAGGCGTGTTTCGCTCCGCAGCACCATTTGCAGCATTTAGAGGAGATTTATCAACGTTTGGAGATTTAA